A stretch of the Arachis stenosperma cultivar V10309 chromosome 6, arast.V10309.gnm1.PFL2, whole genome shotgun sequence genome encodes the following:
- the LOC130934122 gene encoding uncharacterized protein LOC130934122 has translation MQNQNAAIKKLETQIGYLFEQLSNHNFYNNNNSSKEEECQAITLRSGKELKELSQKPQEEGSTEKEEEQDGVKTPTSSPQKEKGMPKLNISRAPYPQQLKKKEDDNQFVRFLEIFKKLQINIPFAEAIEQMILYAKFLKELMTKKRSWKNNETVDIRHKLPQKLKDLGSFQIPCIIGEITVEKALCDLGASINLMSVAMMRKIKIEEAKPTKMALQLADRSFKFPHGIVEDLLVKVGDFIFPVDFVVLDMQEEAKTSIILGRPFLATAGAIIDVQKGDLTLRLHNEKMTFNVFKAMSYPPEQLGECMRIDALEEEVHECFKEEEHEEPERSMEEEYIPSEEVVTAESHVQDAPQEETEKSEAPKVELKALPPTLKYAYLGENENYPVIISSCLSQDQEDELLKVLREQRTPLDGPLLT, from the exons ATGCAGAATcagaatgctgccatcaagaaaCTGGAGACACAAATTGGTTATCTATTCGAGCAGCTTTCTAACCACAACTTCTACAATAATAACAATTCAAGCAAAGAGGAGGAGTGTCAAGCTATAACACTTAGGAGTGGGAAGGAACTTAAGGAACTCTCCCAAAAACCACAAGAAGAAGGCTCAACTGAAAAGGAAGAAGAGCAAGATGGAGTTAAAACTCCCACTTCAAgtccacaaaaagaaaaagggatgcCAAAACTGAACATCTCAAGAGCTCCATATCCTCAGCAgttgaagaaaaaggaagatgaCAACCAGTTCGTGAGATTCTTGGAAATCTTTAAGAAACTACAAATCAACATACCCTTTGCTGAAGCAATAGAACAAATGATACTCTATGCCAAGTTCCTGAAGGAGCTGATGACTaagaagagaagctggaagAACAATGAGACTGTTGATATCAGG CACAAACTACCCCAGAAGTTGAAGGATCTTGGGAGCTTTCAGATCCCTTGTATTATAGGGGAAATCACAGTAGAGAAGGCCCTTTGTGACTTAGGAGCCAGCATCAATTTGATGTCAGTAGCAATGATGAGGAAGATAAAGATCGAGGAggctaaaccaacaaaaatggCCTTACAACTGGCAGATCGATCGTTCAAATTCCCTCATGGCATAgtagaggatttgttggtgaAAGTAGGAGACTTCATATTCCCGGTAGATTTTGTAGTGTTGGACATGCAAGAGGAAGCAAAAACCTCCATTATTCTGGGAAGGCCGTTCTTAGCCACTGCTGGAGCTATCATTGATGTCCAGAAAGGTGATCTTACCTTGAGATTACACAATGAAAAGATGACATTCAATGTGTTCAAGGCCATGAGTTACCCACCAGAACAATTAGGGGAATGCATGAGGATAGACGCGCTTGAAGAAGAAGTGCATGAGTGTTTCAAAGAAGAAGAGCATGAAGAGCCCGAGAGATCAATGGAGGAGGAGTATATACCAAGTGAGGAGGTTGTCACAGCAGAGAGTCACGTTCAAGATGCACCACAGGAAGAGACTGAAAAGTCAGAAGCACCCAAGGTTGAACTTAAAGCATTGCCACCCACTCTTAAATATGCATACCTAGGAGAAAATGAAAACTacccagtgattataagctcgtGCCTCAGCCAAGATCAAGAGGATGAACTGCTCAAGGTGCTACGGGAGCAAAGAACGCCATTGGATGGACCCTTGCTGACCTGA